From the genome of Deinococcus sp. JMULE3, one region includes:
- a CDS encoding sigma-E factor regulatory protein RseB domain-containing protein produces the protein MRRTLSLLLLTLGTAHAGDLEDVQAALKKARTQVARGQAEVTVLFPPRPDPTRTATQLPALTVRPALLARNFNVTRGGTEQVAGRDATRFTLTPKLGDAARWTLWVDLKWNVPLAFEERGADGTLARRAALTRVQAGIARVNRPAPPAAPEGLRAALNRALPGLRLPPGFIPVAVQARGKGLEVALTDGLNVLALVVAPQDVKAAPGVASRRVGQRFVWLVGNLPQPTLQAALAGVRSATPDPLGTFSAPADSNP, from the coding sequence GTGAGGCGCACTCTGTCCCTGCTCCTGCTGACCCTGGGCACCGCGCACGCGGGCGACCTGGAGGACGTGCAGGCCGCGCTGAAGAAGGCCCGCACCCAGGTGGCGCGCGGGCAGGCCGAGGTGACCGTCCTGTTCCCCCCGCGCCCCGACCCCACCCGCACGGCGACGCAGCTGCCCGCCCTGACGGTACGGCCCGCGCTGCTCGCGAGGAACTTCAACGTGACCCGCGGCGGCACCGAGCAGGTCGCCGGGCGGGACGCCACGCGGTTCACCCTGACCCCCAAACTCGGGGACGCGGCCCGCTGGACGCTGTGGGTGGACCTGAAGTGGAACGTGCCGCTGGCCTTCGAGGAACGCGGCGCGGACGGCACGCTGGCCCGCCGCGCCGCCCTGACCCGCGTGCAGGCAGGAATCGCCCGCGTGAACCGCCCGGCCCCGCCCGCCGCGCCCGAGGGCCTGCGCGCCGCGCTGAACCGCGCCCTGCCGGGTCTGCGGCTCCCACCCGGATTCATTCCCGTGGCGGTGCAGGCGCGCGGCAAGGGGCTGGAGGTCGCCCTGACCGACGGCCTGAACGTCCTGGCGCTGGTCGTCGCGCCACAGGACGTGAAGGCCGCGCCCGGTGTGGCCTCGCGCCGCGTCGGGCAGCGGTTCGTGTGGCTGGTCGGGAACCTGCCGCAGCCCACGCTGCAGGCCGCGCTGGCGGGCGTCCGCAGCGCCACGCCGGACCCGCTGGGAACTTTTTCGGCCCCCGCCGACTCCAATCCATAA
- a CDS encoding GNAT family N-acetyltransferase, whose translation MTHAPHPTDHLPHLRPFRAADASAVARLVTESVRGHWTYTPAQFREAQPGTRPTRLVAEQGGLVVATARLAPFGEGVPDALRLDVAGDGASFTPLLLAQLAEAPSGFRRVLGVTREDFTEQMTFFAAAGFRNAWQSWGAHLDLRAFDPAPFEALQERLFLAGYEPERLSPDAPDADWDTLYTLYQTGVRDQPRNPTTTPDPLTRDSLRDVIRREEAAFVTRWRGQIVALTRLTPRGHEVDSESSVTHPDHRRRGIMTALKAHALTWAQGAGHMHAGTGGTVLNLPMLRVNTRLGYRVERMWITWEKEL comes from the coding sequence ATGACCCACGCCCCCCACCCGACTGATCACCTGCCCCACCTCCGTCCGTTCCGCGCGGCGGATGCCTCAGCCGTCGCCCGCCTCGTGACCGAGAGTGTGCGCGGCCACTGGACCTACACCCCAGCACAGTTCCGGGAGGCACAGCCCGGCACCCGCCCCACCCGTCTCGTCGCCGAGCAGGGCGGCTTGGTGGTCGCCACCGCGCGCCTCGCGCCGTTCGGCGAGGGCGTGCCGGACGCGCTGCGGCTGGACGTCGCCGGGGACGGGGCATCGTTCACGCCGCTGCTGCTGGCGCAGCTGGCCGAGGCGCCCTCCGGCTTCCGGCGTGTGCTGGGCGTCACTCGCGAGGACTTCACCGAGCAGATGACCTTCTTCGCAGCCGCGGGCTTCCGGAACGCGTGGCAGTCCTGGGGCGCGCACCTCGACCTGCGCGCCTTCGACCCCGCGCCCTTCGAGGCGTTGCAGGAGCGACTGTTCCTCGCCGGTTACGAACCCGAACGCCTCAGTCCGGACGCACCGGACGCCGACTGGGACACCCTCTACACCCTGTATCAGACCGGGGTGCGTGATCAGCCCCGCAACCCCACGACCACCCCCGATCCCCTCACGCGGGACAGTCTGCGCGACGTCATCCGGCGGGAGGAGGCCGCGTTCGTCACGCGCTGGCGCGGCCAGATCGTCGCCCTGACCCGCCTCACCCCACGCGGACACGAAGTGGACAGCGAGAGCAGCGTCACCCACCCCGACCACCGCCGCAGGGGCATCATGACCGCCCTGAAAGCCCACGCGCTCACCTGGGCGCAGGGGGCGGGGCACATGCACGCCGGGACGGGCGGCACCGTCCTGAACCTCCCCATGCTGCGCGTGAACACCCGCCTGGGCTACCGCGTGGAACGCATGTGGATCACCTGGGAGAAGGAGCTCTGA
- a CDS encoding RNB domain-containing ribonuclease has protein sequence MTLPDLTPAQRTELELLARGKQDKSRTMRDLKQPETPEAAHALLLRAGLWTDARTPYADRLGAALNPVTLDVPPFAPEQRLDLTHLDVYAIDDEGNRDPDDAVGIEALPGGLTRLWVHVADVAALAPADSPLDLEARARGATLYLPDRTIGMLPDALVEQAGLGLHDTSPALSISLDLDEDGNADAVDVQLTTVRVQRLTYTQAQERLDAGQEPFVRLARLAAASRELRVQEGALSIDLPEVRVKADEAGATVTPLPKPEMRLVVQECMTLAGWGAAIYADDHSIALPFATQDPPHREVRGDTLPAQWARRRTLARTRFQPAPGPHAGMGLDLYTQATSPMRRYLDLVVHQQLRAHLAGQDGLSGKEVAARVAQAQMNADATRQAERLSRRHHTLRFIAAQPEREWEAVVVDRRGPQATLLIPDLAFDLPLSTPAAPGTTLRVVLGDVNLPNLTLRARVLTT, from the coding sequence ATGACCCTGCCCGACCTCACGCCCGCGCAGCGCACCGAGCTGGAACTGCTCGCCCGCGGCAAACAGGACAAGAGCCGCACCATGCGCGACCTGAAGCAACCCGAGACACCCGAGGCCGCGCACGCGCTGCTGCTGCGCGCCGGGCTGTGGACCGACGCCCGCACGCCCTACGCCGACCGGCTGGGCGCCGCCCTGAATCCCGTGACGCTGGACGTGCCGCCCTTCGCGCCCGAACAGCGGCTGGACCTGACGCACCTGGACGTGTACGCCATCGACGACGAGGGCAACCGCGACCCGGACGACGCCGTGGGCATCGAGGCGCTGCCCGGCGGCCTGACCCGACTGTGGGTACACGTCGCGGACGTGGCCGCGCTGGCCCCCGCCGACAGCCCGCTGGACCTGGAAGCCCGCGCGCGCGGCGCGACCCTGTACCTGCCGGACCGCACGATCGGCATGCTGCCCGACGCGCTGGTCGAGCAGGCGGGCCTGGGCCTGCACGACACCAGCCCCGCGCTGAGCATCAGCCTGGATCTGGACGAGGACGGCAACGCCGACGCCGTGGACGTGCAGCTGACCACCGTGCGCGTGCAGCGCCTGACGTACACGCAGGCGCAGGAGCGGCTGGACGCAGGTCAGGAGCCGTTCGTGAGGCTGGCCCGGCTGGCCGCCGCGAGCCGCGAGCTGCGCGTGCAGGAGGGCGCGCTGAGCATCGACCTGCCCGAGGTCCGCGTGAAGGCCGACGAGGCGGGCGCGACCGTCACGCCCCTGCCCAAGCCGGAGATGCGGCTGGTGGTGCAGGAATGCATGACGCTGGCCGGGTGGGGCGCCGCGATCTACGCGGACGACCACTCGATCGCCCTGCCGTTCGCGACGCAGGACCCGCCCCACCGCGAGGTGCGCGGCGACACGCTGCCCGCGCAGTGGGCGCGGCGGCGCACGCTGGCCCGCACCCGCTTCCAGCCCGCGCCGGGACCGCACGCGGGCATGGGCCTGGACCTGTACACGCAGGCGACCAGCCCGATGCGCCGCTACCTGGATCTGGTCGTGCATCAGCAGTTGCGCGCCCATCTGGCCGGGCAGGACGGCCTGAGCGGCAAGGAGGTCGCGGCGCGCGTGGCGCAGGCGCAGATGAACGCCGACGCCACCCGGCAGGCCGAACGCCTGAGCCGACGCCACCACACCCTGCGCTTCATCGCCGCGCAGCCCGAGCGGGAATGGGAGGCGGTCGTGGTGGACCGCCGGGGGCCGCAGGCGACGCTGCTGATCCCGGATCTGGCCTTCGACCTGCCGCTGAGTACGCCCGCCGCGCCGGGGACGACCCTGCGCGTGGTGCTGGGGGACGTGAACCTGCCGAACCTGACGCTGCGCGCGCGGGTGCTGACGACCTGA
- a CDS encoding DUF1501 domain-containing protein, whose amino-acid sequence MTNRRDFLKLSALAVAATSGMPGFLARAATQAGGTKTLVVVQLTGGNDGLNTLIPYSNGAYYAARPTIAIPKKDVLTVTPDLGMHPALRPLMKLWDDGHLAWMENVGYPNPNRSHFASMAIWHTADPSQAQADGWIGRIAEKIGDPFCASNLGAATPQALQASEFSLPSIDSVDNFQLKLPAGMNTPFESLLNSPRSGEAAYLTRATRQMMKNTARVQENVRKYRSGATYPDTKFASQLRDAARLIAAGVGQRVIYVSLGGFDTHAGQRAEQDGLLTTLAGGLSAFQADLETQGLAKDVIVMGFSEFGRRVAENGSAGTDHGKGSVMFAFGQGVKGGVHGSSPDLEDLSEGDIKYRQDFRGVYAEALTRWLNLDARGILGGTFTGPRWIA is encoded by the coding sequence GTGACCAACCGACGTGATTTCCTGAAACTGTCCGCCCTGGCGGTCGCCGCCACGAGCGGCATGCCCGGCTTCCTGGCCCGCGCCGCCACCCAGGCGGGTGGCACGAAGACCCTGGTGGTCGTGCAGCTGACCGGCGGGAACGACGGCCTGAACACCCTGATTCCCTACAGCAACGGTGCGTACTACGCCGCGCGGCCCACCATCGCCATCCCGAAGAAGGACGTGCTGACCGTCACGCCCGACCTCGGCATGCACCCCGCGCTGCGGCCCCTGATGAAACTCTGGGACGACGGACACCTCGCCTGGATGGAGAACGTCGGGTACCCCAACCCGAACCGCAGCCACTTCGCCAGCATGGCCATCTGGCACACCGCCGACCCCAGTCAGGCGCAGGCGGACGGCTGGATCGGCCGGATCGCGGAGAAGATCGGCGACCCGTTCTGCGCCAGCAACCTGGGGGCCGCCACGCCGCAGGCGCTGCAGGCCAGCGAGTTCAGCCTGCCCAGCATCGACTCGGTGGACAACTTCCAGCTGAAACTCCCGGCCGGGATGAACACGCCGTTCGAGTCCCTGCTGAACTCCCCGCGCAGCGGCGAGGCCGCGTACCTGACCCGCGCCACCCGCCAGATGATGAAGAACACCGCCCGCGTGCAGGAGAACGTCAGGAAGTACAGGTCGGGCGCCACCTACCCCGACACGAAGTTCGCCTCGCAGCTGCGCGACGCCGCGCGCCTGATCGCCGCCGGGGTGGGGCAGCGCGTCATCTACGTGTCGCTGGGCGGCTTCGACACGCACGCCGGGCAGCGCGCCGAACAGGACGGCCTGCTGACAACCCTCGCCGGGGGACTCAGCGCCTTCCAGGCGGATCTGGAAACCCAGGGCCTCGCCAAGGACGTCATCGTGATGGGCTTCTCCGAGTTCGGGCGGCGCGTCGCGGAGAACGGCAGCGCGGGCACCGACCACGGCAAGGGCAGCGTCATGTTCGCCTTCGGGCAGGGCGTCAAGGGCGGCGTGCACGGCAGCAGCCCCGACCTCGAAGACCTCTCCGAAGGGGACATCAAGTACAGGCAGGACTTCCGCGGCGTGTACGCCGAGGCCCTGACCCGCTGGCTGAACCTGGACGCGCGCGGCATCCTGGGCGGCACCTTCACCGGACCGCGCTGGATCGCGTGA
- a CDS encoding DUF1800 family protein, which yields MPLTPLSRPLTAEDAAHFLRRTAFGATDEQIRALVGKKAQDVARAALAFDQSVAPGNPFDPLQGATPGAALQLGRGAWLYELAYGPHPLREKLALTWSNHFVIATDKVRNVPAVADYLNLLRRHAATRSFERFTLEVAQSPAMLRYLDNDQNRKGKPNENFSRELLELFTTGIGAYTENDVREGARALTGWTFQGGRGNRQYLEQPRFVNQTQQHDTGRKTYLGQSGALKGEDIVRIATSHPATATFVSRKLHRAFLADTPDDAAVKGSADTWTRTKGDVMAVLTELLASEAFYASRSRIIRSPVEFLVGGIRTLGQPKIDARSLLNLAGTAGRMGQVLLEPDTVKGWDGGREWINDTTLLLRMQVAAALTMGSKAPNLDTPPSLLALTGQERPAGAVLLSSLRGRQRTYLSLISPEFQLA from the coding sequence ATGCCCCTGACCCCCCTGTCCCGCCCCCTGACCGCCGAGGACGCCGCGCACTTCCTGCGCCGCACCGCCTTCGGCGCGACCGACGAGCAGATCCGCGCCCTGGTCGGCAAGAAAGCGCAGGACGTGGCCCGCGCGGCCCTGGCCTTCGATCAGAGCGTCGCGCCCGGCAATCCCTTCGATCCCCTGCAGGGCGCCACGCCCGGCGCGGCCCTGCAGCTCGGGCGGGGCGCGTGGCTGTACGAACTCGCGTACGGCCCGCACCCGCTGCGCGAGAAACTGGCCCTGACCTGGAGCAACCACTTCGTGATCGCTACCGACAAGGTCCGCAACGTACCCGCCGTGGCGGACTACCTGAACCTGCTGCGCCGCCACGCCGCCACGCGGTCCTTCGAGCGCTTCACGCTGGAGGTCGCGCAGTCCCCGGCCATGCTCCGGTACCTGGACAACGACCAGAACCGTAAGGGCAAACCGAACGAGAACTTCAGCCGTGAACTGCTGGAACTGTTCACGACCGGCATCGGCGCGTATACCGAAAACGACGTCCGTGAGGGCGCCCGCGCCCTGACCGGCTGGACCTTCCAGGGGGGGCGCGGCAACAGGCAGTACCTCGAGCAGCCGCGCTTCGTGAACCAGACGCAGCAGCATGACACCGGCAGGAAGACGTACCTGGGCCAGAGCGGCGCCCTGAAAGGCGAGGACATCGTCCGCATCGCGACCTCACACCCGGCCACCGCGACCTTCGTGAGCCGCAAACTACACCGCGCGTTCCTGGCCGACACCCCCGACGACGCGGCCGTCAAGGGCAGCGCCGACACCTGGACCCGCACGAAGGGCGACGTGATGGCCGTCCTGACTGAACTGCTCGCCAGCGAGGCCTTCTACGCCAGCCGCTCGCGCATCATCCGTTCGCCCGTCGAGTTCCTGGTGGGCGGGATCCGCACGCTGGGCCAGCCGAAGATCGACGCGCGGTCCCTGCTGAACCTCGCCGGGACCGCCGGGCGCATGGGGCAGGTGCTGCTGGAACCCGACACCGTCAAGGGCTGGGACGGCGGCCGCGAGTGGATCAACGACACCACCCTGCTGCTGCGCATGCAGGTCGCCGCCGCGCTGACCATGGGCTCCAAGGCCCCGAACCTCGACACGCCGCCCAGCCTGCTGGCCCTGACCGGCCAGGAACGCCCGGCGGGCGCGGTGCTCCTGAGCAGCCTCAGGGGCCGCCAGCGCACGTACCTGAGCCTGATCAGCCCCGAATTCCAGCTCGCCTGA
- a CDS encoding WD40 repeat domain-containing protein, which translates to MRTLLLSVALTLGSASALTLSKPAVYTVPGADSHLAAFLPGGQVAVDADNAVMILDQNLKTVRAWYGLQGAVQALSASPDGTRVAALGRDRWVVWDTRTGQEVRSGTPEYDTTLAFAADGSLLMLNDGTLTRVDLQSGQTTDLLGDGEAYDVRVSADGTLAAVIYEDRVDLVALADAQVVASSAISDEWDGLEATFSPDAQAAVIRTGSETLILRGGAEPTEVEGGEDLSLDGSVVFLNDAQFLYAEYGEGQLFDAQTGEAVGDALELDTFDTLIGGPDGQVLSLGGSVGRLTLDALDAPARPQVKLPSGNTWTGAFIGGVPHAGLGEFINLKTGKTLNVGNRDRLYAAETQGAQVWTLNGSGAVNVYRAGKIVKLPALSSKVDFETLHTSPDGRYATVSGYEGLALLDGQTGKIVAQFTAAQLKVEDIHDALPTTDGKAVLVIPHEGNPLRLDVKTGKTQVAVKLPTDASSEEFQQSRGGTLAVAYSVDDAPFVALVKPGATTAFKTLKFTAAVRALRFSPDGKLLAVLTNDAKNALHVFDTASGTLLTRAGQFSLRTNLLTWSDTGTQLMVGAGQVGQPGSVSVYDVRR; encoded by the coding sequence ATGAGAACCCTGCTGCTGAGCGTCGCCCTGACCCTGGGAAGCGCGTCCGCCCTGACCCTCTCCAAACCCGCCGTGTACACCGTGCCGGGCGCGGACTCGCACCTCGCGGCGTTCCTGCCGGGCGGTCAGGTGGCCGTGGACGCCGACAACGCCGTGATGATCCTCGACCAGAACCTGAAGACCGTCCGCGCGTGGTACGGCCTGCAGGGCGCCGTGCAGGCCCTGAGCGCCAGCCCGGACGGGACCCGCGTCGCCGCGCTGGGCCGGGACCGCTGGGTCGTGTGGGACACCCGCACCGGGCAGGAGGTCCGCAGCGGCACCCCCGAGTACGACACCACCCTGGCCTTCGCCGCCGACGGCAGCCTGCTGATGCTGAACGACGGGACCCTGACCCGCGTGGACCTGCAGAGCGGCCAGACGACCGACCTGCTCGGTGACGGCGAGGCGTACGACGTGCGCGTCAGCGCGGACGGCACCCTGGCCGCCGTCATCTACGAGGACCGCGTGGACCTCGTGGCGCTCGCCGACGCGCAGGTCGTCGCCAGCAGCGCGATCAGCGACGAGTGGGACGGCCTGGAGGCGACCTTCAGCCCGGACGCGCAGGCCGCCGTGATCCGCACCGGGTCCGAGACGCTGATCCTGCGCGGCGGCGCCGAACCCACCGAGGTCGAGGGCGGCGAGGACCTCAGCCTGGACGGCAGCGTGGTGTTCCTGAACGACGCGCAGTTCCTGTACGCCGAGTACGGCGAGGGGCAACTGTTCGACGCGCAGACCGGCGAGGCCGTCGGCGACGCGCTGGAACTCGACACCTTCGACACGCTGATCGGCGGCCCCGACGGGCAGGTCCTCAGCCTGGGCGGCAGCGTGGGCCGCCTGACCCTGGACGCGCTGGACGCCCCGGCGCGCCCGCAGGTGAAACTGCCCAGCGGCAACACCTGGACCGGCGCGTTCATCGGCGGCGTGCCCCACGCGGGCCTGGGTGAATTCATCAACCTGAAGACCGGCAAGACCCTGAACGTCGGTAACCGCGACCGCCTGTACGCCGCCGAGACGCAGGGCGCGCAGGTGTGGACCCTGAACGGCAGCGGCGCCGTGAACGTGTACCGCGCCGGGAAGATCGTGAAACTCCCCGCGCTGAGCAGCAAGGTGGACTTCGAGACGCTGCACACCTCCCCCGACGGACGCTACGCCACCGTCAGCGGCTACGAGGGCCTGGCGCTGCTGGACGGGCAGACCGGCAAGATCGTCGCGCAGTTCACGGCGGCGCAATTGAAAGTCGAGGACATCCACGACGCGCTGCCCACCACCGACGGCAAGGCCGTGCTCGTCATCCCGCACGAGGGCAACCCCCTGCGCCTGGACGTGAAGACCGGCAAAACCCAGGTGGCCGTGAAACTGCCCACCGACGCGTCCAGCGAGGAATTCCAGCAGAGTCGCGGCGGAACGCTCGCCGTGGCGTACTCGGTGGACGACGCGCCGTTCGTGGCGCTCGTCAAACCCGGCGCGACCACTGCCTTCAAGACCCTGAAGTTCACGGCGGCCGTGCGCGCGCTGCGCTTCAGCCCCGACGGGAAACTCCTGGCCGTCCTGACGAACGACGCGAAGAACGCCCTGCACGTCTTCGACACCGCCAGCGGCACCCTGCTGACCCGCGCCGGGCAGTTCAGCCTGCGCACGAACCTCCTGACGTGGTCCGACACCGGCACGCAACTGATGGTCGGCGCCGGACAGGTCGGCCAGCCCGGCAGCGTCAGCGTGTACGACGTCAGACGCTGA
- a CDS encoding ATP-dependent metallopeptidase FtsH/Yme1/Tma family protein, whose amino-acid sequence MRRRGAWGTVAGGVLALGLLGLVLLAALGVWGVSWWSGARAQVVPFAEFRSLLEAGQVERVVVRGETATVTLNQGLPVRVLTPGGPVTRDVREVRVRVPGELATSDTTLVSLMQERNVDLRFEQPTQWLGILLNFLPVLLLVGWTAAVAALLVGLGWWAARRVKVVNP is encoded by the coding sequence ATGAGACGACGTGGAGCGTGGGGGACCGTGGCGGGCGGCGTGCTGGCATTGGGCCTTCTGGGACTGGTGCTACTGGCGGCGCTGGGCGTGTGGGGCGTGTCGTGGTGGTCGGGCGCGCGGGCGCAGGTCGTGCCGTTCGCGGAGTTCCGGTCGTTGCTGGAGGCCGGGCAGGTGGAGCGGGTGGTCGTGCGGGGTGAGACGGCGACCGTGACGCTGAACCAGGGTTTGCCCGTGCGTGTGCTGACGCCGGGCGGCCCAGTGACACGGGACGTGCGGGAGGTCCGGGTACGGGTCCCAGGTGAGCTGGCCACATCCGACACCACCCTGGTGTCGCTCATGCAGGAGCGGAATGTGGACCTGCGCTTCGAGCAGCCCACCCAGTGGCTGGGGATCCTGCTGAACTTCCTGCCGGTGCTGCTGCTGGTGGGCTGGACGGCGGCTGTGGCGGCGCTGCTGGTGGGGCTGGGGTGGTGGGCTGCGCGGCGCGTGAAGGTTGTCAATCCCTAA
- the ftsH gene encoding ATP-dependent zinc metalloprotease FtsH — translation MKRLNPWLIVLFVLALFLMFSQAPLSGRSSVNYTQFKSLLEGGQVERVIVRENNANVTLKQPTSVEVNTASGPQEREIKDFSVRLPSSQATPDTSLITQMQQQGVDLRFEQPSQWLGILLNFLPIILLFGMMYFFFMRAQGGQSGVMQFGQSKAKKYGKENRVPTKFTDVAGHEEAKRELVEVVDFLKNPGKYHQIGAEIPKGVLLVGPPGTGKTLLARAIAGEADVPFFSVSASEFMEMFVGVGASRVRTLFEDARKSAPAIMFIDEIDSIGRKRGAGIGGGHDEREQTLNQILSEMDGFDKSSSVIVLGATNRPDVLDPALLRPGRFDRQVTIDLPNLKEREAILKVHLRNKPMASGVDVPEIAKSTPYFSGADLKNVTNEAALEAARVGKTQIDMSDFYRALDKITLGLENGSLTISDQEKKAIAYHEAGHAVTAAVIPGSDKLQKVSIIPRGRALGAAFYLPEEQVLMSKERLENQLIVALGGRAAEEVFMGSVTSGAADDFRKATNIARKMVLEWGMGDNFKNMALTTDSGPVFLGEDMAKPKAFSEHTSQLVDEDVKRILTRAFERARELVTEYQQAMHEVADALLTQELITGDVVREAVSRVGGQTQPMPQTTA, via the coding sequence TTGAAACGGCTCAATCCCTGGCTGATCGTCCTGTTCGTCCTGGCCCTGTTCCTGATGTTCTCGCAGGCTCCCCTGAGCGGGCGCTCCAGCGTGAACTACACCCAATTCAAGTCCCTGCTGGAAGGCGGGCAGGTCGAGCGCGTCATCGTCCGCGAGAACAACGCGAACGTGACCCTCAAGCAGCCCACCTCCGTCGAGGTGAACACCGCCAGCGGCCCGCAGGAGCGCGAGATCAAGGACTTCAGCGTGCGCCTGCCCAGCAGCCAGGCGACGCCCGACACCAGCCTGATCACCCAGATGCAGCAGCAGGGCGTGGACCTGCGCTTCGAGCAGCCCAGCCAGTGGCTGGGGATCCTGCTGAACTTCCTGCCGATCATCCTGCTGTTCGGCATGATGTACTTCTTCTTCATGCGTGCCCAGGGCGGCCAGAGCGGCGTCATGCAGTTCGGGCAGAGCAAGGCCAAGAAGTACGGCAAGGAAAACCGCGTGCCCACCAAGTTCACCGACGTGGCCGGGCACGAGGAAGCCAAGCGGGAACTCGTGGAGGTCGTGGACTTCCTGAAGAACCCCGGCAAGTACCACCAGATCGGCGCGGAAATCCCCAAGGGCGTGCTGCTCGTCGGCCCTCCCGGCACCGGTAAGACGCTGCTGGCCCGCGCGATCGCCGGTGAAGCCGACGTGCCCTTCTTCAGCGTCAGCGCCTCCGAGTTCATGGAGATGTTCGTCGGGGTCGGCGCCAGCCGCGTCCGCACGCTGTTCGAGGACGCCCGCAAGAGCGCGCCCGCCATCATGTTCATCGACGAGATCGACTCCATCGGCCGCAAGCGTGGCGCGGGCATCGGCGGCGGGCACGACGAGCGCGAACAGACCCTCAACCAGATCCTCTCGGAGATGGACGGCTTCGACAAGAGCAGCAGCGTCATCGTGCTGGGCGCCACCAACCGCCCCGACGTCCTCGACCCGGCCCTGCTGCGTCCCGGCCGCTTCGACCGTCAGGTGACCATCGACCTGCCGAACCTCAAGGAACGCGAGGCGATCCTGAAGGTCCACCTGCGCAACAAGCCCATGGCGAGCGGCGTGGACGTGCCCGAGATCGCCAAGAGCACGCCGTACTTCAGCGGCGCCGACCTGAAGAACGTCACGAACGAGGCCGCGCTGGAAGCCGCCCGCGTCGGCAAGACCCAGATCGACATGAGCGACTTCTACCGCGCGCTGGACAAGATCACCCTGGGCCTGGAGAACGGATCTCTGACGATCAGCGACCAGGAGAAGAAGGCCATCGCCTACCACGAGGCCGGACACGCCGTCACCGCCGCCGTCATCCCCGGCAGCGACAAACTCCAGAAGGTCAGCATCATCCCGCGCGGCCGCGCGCTGGGCGCCGCGTTCTACCTGCCCGAAGAGCAGGTCCTGATGAGCAAGGAACGCCTGGAGAACCAGCTGATCGTCGCGCTGGGCGGCCGCGCCGCCGAGGAAGTCTTCATGGGCAGCGTGACCAGCGGCGCCGCGGACGACTTCCGCAAGGCCACCAACATCGCCCGCAAGATGGTCCTCGAGTGGGGCATGGGCGACAACTTCAAGAACATGGCCCTCACGACCGACAGCGGCCCCGTGTTCCTGGGCGAGGACATGGCGAAACCCAAGGCATTCAGCGAGCACACCAGCCAGCTGGTCGACGAGGACGTCAAGCGCATCCTGACCCGCGCGTTCGAACGCGCCCGTGAACTCGTCACCGAGTACCAGCAGGCCATGCACGAGGTTGCCGACGCCCTGCTGACGCAGGAACTCATCACCGGGGACGTCGTGCGCGAGGCGGTCAGCCGCGTGGGCGGACAGACCCAGCCCATGCCGCAGACGACCGCCTGA
- a CDS encoding RNA polymerase sigma factor: MNDPHDTLSDLQLARLAARDERAFEALVRTHAPQVHRLAASLVGPGAADDVVQDVFIAAHRALRGFRGEASLSTWLHRITLNACHKALGARQAVPLEDTPEPHAPHDPARAGEQAQVRDRLARALAQLPPDQREAVALRELSGLDYAEIAALTGAELGTVKSRINRGRAALRALLTRAGVTP; this comes from the coding sequence TTGAATGACCCGCACGACACCCTGTCCGACCTGCAACTCGCGCGCCTGGCCGCGCGGGACGAGCGGGCCTTCGAGGCGCTCGTGAGAACCCACGCGCCGCAGGTGCACCGCCTCGCTGCCAGCCTCGTGGGGCCGGGCGCGGCGGACGATGTCGTGCAGGACGTGTTCATCGCCGCGCACAGGGCCCTCAGGGGCTTCCGGGGCGAGGCGAGCCTGAGCACCTGGCTGCACCGCATCACCCTCAACGCCTGCCACAAGGCACTCGGCGCGCGGCAGGCGGTGCCGCTGGAGGACACCCCCGAACCCCACGCGCCGCACGACCCGGCCCGCGCGGGCGAGCAGGCGCAGGTCCGCGACCGCCTGGCCCGGGCGCTGGCGCAGCTGCCGCCCGATCAGCGCGAGGCGGTCGCGCTGCGGGAACTGTCGGGCCTGGACTACGCCGAGATCGCCGCGCTGACCGGCGCGGAGCTCGGCACCGTGAAGAGCCGCATCAACCGGGGCCGCGCGGCCCTGCGCGCCCTGCTCACCCGCGCCGGAGTGACCCCATGA